The DNA region TTTTAATTTTTTTGTTAGCTCGCCATTAGCTAATATTTTTATACCATCATTTAATTTTTTAACTATTCCTTTTTCTAATAAAACTTTAGGAGTAACTGTATCTCCATCATTAAATGCGGCTTCTAATCTATTTAAATTTAAAACAGTATATACTTTTTTAAAGTAAAAATTTGAGAATCCTCTTTTAGGAACTCTTCTGATTAAAGGCATTTGTCCACCTTCAAAAGCAAATGGAATAGTAGCTCCTGCTCTTGATTTTTGTCCATTATGACCTTTACCAGCTGTTTTACCATTACCAGATCCATTACCTCTACCAACTCTTTTTCTAGATTTTCTAGCATTAGCTGGTGATAATTCATTTAGTCTCAAATTTTACACCTCCTCTACTTCTAATAAGTATGAAACTAATTTAACTTTTCCTTCTATATCAGGTGTTTTTTCATGCTCAACTATTTGATTAATTTTTCTTAATCCTAATGACTTAACAGTTGCTACATGATTAGGTTTTCTACCACTTACGCTTTTTACAAGCTTTATTTTAAGCTTAGCCATTTGCTTCCCTCCTAGCTTAAGATATCTTTAACTTCTTTTCCTCTAAGTTTTGCTATTTGCTCAGCACTTCTTAAAGTTTTTAACCCTTCAATAGTTGCTCTAGCAACATTGTTTTTATTTTTAGATCCTCTTATTTTGGTAAGAATATCATGTACTCCAACAAGCTCTAATATTTCTCTTGCTGAAGAACCAGCAATTACTCCAGTCCCTTTTGTAGCAGGTTTTAATAAAATATTAGTCGCTCCAAATTTTCCAATTTGTTCATGAGGAATAGTTCCATTTTTTAATGCTACAGTTATCATATTTTTCTTTGCATTAGCTATTGCTTTTCTTATAGCATCAGGTACACCATTTGCTTTTCCAAGTCCTATACCTACTTTTCCATTTTCATCTCCAACAGCTGCTAATACAGAGAAAGAGATTGTTCTTCCTCCAGTAGTTGTTTTTGAAACTCTATTTATTCTTAATATTCTTTCTTTTAATTCAACATTATTATTATTTTTAGCCAAAGTCTCTCTTCCTCCTTCCTTAGAATTTTAGACCAGCTTCTCTAGCTGCATCAGCTAAAGCTTTTACTTTTCCAGTATAGATGTATCCAGATCTATCGAATACAACTTCAGTTATTCCTTTTGCTAAAGCTCTTTCAGCAATTTTTTTACCTACAATTTTAGCAGCTTCAACATTTCCACCATTTGTTACTTCCGCTCTTAATTCTTTATCAATTGTAGAAGCTGAAACTAAAGTAACAGCGTTTACGTCATCTATTATTTGAGCAAATATATTTTTATTTGATCTATATAAAGACAGTCTTGGTTTAGAAGCCGTTCCATTTATTCTTTTTCTTATTTTTAAATGTTTTCTTCTTCTAACTTTTTGTCTATCTACTTTTTTAAACAATCGACTTACCTCCTTTGCCTTATACTACTCTAAGCTTTTTTACCTTCTTTTCTTCTAATAATTTCATCAGAGTATTTAACACCTTTTCCTTTATAAGGTTCAGGAGCTCTTTTTGCTCTGATCTCAGCAGCAACTTGTCCTACTACTTCTTTATCTATTCCATCAATGTGAATTACAGTTTGTTTTTCTACTGTGAAAGTAATTCCATCAACTGGAGCTATTTCTACTGGATGAGAATATCCTAAAGATAATTCTAATCCTTTTCCTTTTGCAGCAGCTCTGTATCCTACCCCAACTAGTTCTAAAGTTTTTCTAAATCCTTCTGATACTCCTACTATCATATTATTTAATAAAGCTCTAGTAGTCCCGTGTAAAGCTCTAACACTTGGAGTATCATTTGCTCTTTCTATATTAATTATGTTATCTTCAACTTTTATTGTAATGTTATCAAAAAAAGTTTTTGATAATGTACCTTTTGGTCCTTTTACAGTAACATCTTTTCCGTTAATTGTTACCTGAACACCTGAAGGTATATTAATAGGTTTATTACCTACTCTAGACATAAATCTGCACCTCCCAGTTTATTTTACCATACATAGCAAAGAACTTCTCCACCAACGTTATTTTCTCTACAGAATTTATCTGTTACTATTCCTTTAGGAGTTGATACAACAGCTACTCCTAATCCAGATAATACTCTAGGCATTTCGCTAGCTCCAGAATAAACTCTTCTTCCTGGTTTCGATATTCTTTTTAATCCTTTTATTACTTTTTGTCCATCAACATATTTTAAATATACTCTTATATTTTTTCTATTTCCATCTTGTATAACTTTGTAGTTTAAGATGTATCCTTCTTCTTTTAATAAACTAGCTATTGCTTCTTTTTCTTTTGAATGCGGAATATCCACTCTTTCATGAGAAGCAGCATTTGCATTTCTTATTCTTGTTAACATATCTGCTATCGGATCAGTTAAAAACATAAACTTTTAATCCTCCTTCCTACCAACTTGCTTTTTTTACACCAGGTATAAGCCCAGCGCCAGCTAATTGTCTAAATTGTACTCTTGAGATTCCAAATTCTCTCATATATCCTCTAGGTCTTCCATTAATTTCACATCTATTTCTTACTCTACAAGGAGAAGCGTTTCTAGGTAATTTTGATAAAGCTTCTATAGCTTCTCTATCTCCTTTTTTAGCTCTCTCTTTTAATTCAGCTCTTTTTGCAGCATATTTATCTACAGTTTTTTGTCTTTTTACATCACGCTGAACCATTGATTTTTTAGCCATTTACTCTTCCCTCCTTACTTTTTAAAAGGCATTCCAAATGCAGTTAATAATGCTTTTCCCTCTTCATCTGTTTTAGCTGAAGATACAATAGTTATAGACATTCCTAATAATTTTTCTACTTTATCATAGTCTATTTCAGGGAAAACTAATTGGTCAGTTAATCCTAACGAATAATTTCCTCTTCCATCAAAAGCTTTACTTGATACACCTTCAAAGTCTCTTACCCTTGGTAATACAACATTGATTAATCTATCTAAAAACTCATACATTTTTTCTTTTCTTAAAGTAACAGCAACACCTATCGCTTGTCCTTCTCTTAATTTAAAACCAGCTTCTGATTTTTTAGCTTTTTTTATCGAAGGTTTTTGTCCTGTAATTAAAGCCATATCACTTGCTGCTGCATCTATTAATTTTGAATTTTGAGTAGCTTCTCCAACTCCCATGTTTACTACGATTTTTTCTAATTTAGGTACTTGCATTATGTTTTTTAATCCTAATTCTTTTTGAAGAGCCGGAACTATTTCTTCATTATATTTTTTTAATAATCTAGCCACTTAAATGTCCTCCCTTCTTATAAAACTTCACCTGATACTTTTGAGTATCTTACTTTTTTTCCATCTACTACTTTATAACCTACTCTTGTTGGTTTCCCAGCTTTTTCATCAAATAACATCACTTTACTTGAGAAAATTGGAGCTTCTCTTTTTACAACTCCACCTTGTGGGTTTATTTGATTAGGTTTTACATGTTTTGTTATAATATTTATTCCTTCAACTATTATTTTACCTTTTTTAGGAAACACTCTTAACACTTTACCAGTTTTTCCTTTATCCTTACCAGAAATAACAAATACTGTATCTCCAGTTTTCACATGTAACTTATTAGGTACAAATTTTATTTTTGGTTTAGCCACAATAATTAGCCTCCTTCCTTATAATACTTCTGGTGCAAGAGATACTATTTTCATAAATTCTTTAGCTCTTAATTCTCTCGCTACAGGTCCGAAGATTCTTGTTCCTCTTGGTTCATTATTGTTGTTTAATACTACTGCAGCATTATCATCAAATTTTATATATGAACCATCTTGTCTTCTGATTTCTTTTTTAGTTCTAACGATTACCGCTTTTACAACGTCACCTTTTTTTACATTCCCGTTAGGAATAGCTTCTTTAACTGATGCTACAACTATATCTCCAATTCTTCCGAATCTTTTCTTTGAACCACCTAAAACTCTGATTACCATTATTTTTTTTGCTCCAGAGTTGTCAGCTACATTAAGGATAGTTTGTTGTTGTACCACTTATACTCCTCCTCTCAAATAAGCATTACTCAGCTTTTTCAATTATTTCTACAACTCTCCAGTTTTTATCTTTAGATAATGGTCTAGTTTCCATTATTCTTACTTTATCTCCAATTTTACAAACATTATTTTCATCATGTGCTTTAAATTTTTTAGATTTTTTTACTCTTTTTTTATAAAGAGGATGTAAAGCCATTTTTTCTTCTAAAACAACTACTGTTTTATCCATTTTATCAGAAACTACTACACCTTCTTTTACTTTTCTTTCGTTACGCAAGTTACTAACCTCCTCACTTAAAAATATTAGTTAGCTAATTCTCTTTCTTTAATAATTGTTTTTATTCTAGCTATTTCTCTTCTTATTTCTCTAATTTTAGCAGTGTTAGTTAATTGTCCTAAAGATAGTTGAAATTTTAAATTAAATAATTCTTCTTTTAATTCTTTAGATTTAGTTATTAACTCTTGAGTCTCTAAATTTCTTAATTCAGCTGCTTTCATTATTCATCACCACCATTTTCTCTTTTTACAATTTTACATTTTATAGGTAGTTTGTGAGCTGCTTTTCTTAAAGCTTCTTTAGCTAATTCATCGTTAATACCTGATACTTCAAACATTATTCTACCAGGTTTAACAACTGCTACCCAACCATCAACATTACCTTTACCAGAACCCATTCTTACTCCTTCTGGTTTTTTCGAATATGGTTTATCAGGGAATATTCTAATAAAAGTTTTCCCCTCTCTTTTAAAAGTTCTGTTGATTGTTACCCTACATGCTTCAATTTGTCTATTTGTAATCCATTTTGGTTCTAAAGCTTGTAATCCCCATTCACCAAAATGAACAGTATTTCCTCTTTGAGCCTTACCTCTTAGGTTTCCTCTCATCATTTTTCTATATTTAGTTCTTTTA from Hypnocyclicus thermotrophus includes:
- the rplP gene encoding 50S ribosomal protein L16 produces the protein MLMPKRTKYRKMMRGNLRGKAQRGNTVHFGEWGLQALEPKWITNRQIEACRVTINRTFKREGKTFIRIFPDKPYSKKPEGVRMGSGKGNVDGWVAVVKPGRIMFEVSGINDELAKEALRKAAHKLPIKCKIVKRENGGDE
- the rpsH gene encoding 30S ribosomal protein S8; translated protein: MFLTDPIADMLTRIRNANAASHERVDIPHSKEKEAIASLLKEEGYILNYKVIQDGNRKNIRVYLKYVDGQKVIKGLKRISKPGRRVYSGASEMPRVLSGLGVAVVSTPKGIVTDKFCRENNVGGEVLCYVW
- the rplF gene encoding 50S ribosomal protein L6, which gives rise to MSRVGNKPINIPSGVQVTINGKDVTVKGPKGTLSKTFFDNITIKVEDNIINIERANDTPSVRALHGTTRALLNNMIVGVSEGFRKTLELVGVGYRAAAKGKGLELSLGYSHPVEIAPVDGITFTVEKQTVIHIDGIDKEVVGQVAAEIRAKRAPEPYKGKGVKYSDEIIRRKEGKKA
- the rpsQ gene encoding 30S ribosomal protein S17, giving the protein MRNERKVKEGVVVSDKMDKTVVVLEEKMALHPLYKKRVKKSKKFKAHDENNVCKIGDKVRIMETRPLSKDKNWRVVEIIEKAE
- the rplE gene encoding 50S ribosomal protein L5; the encoded protein is MARLLKKYNEEIVPALQKELGLKNIMQVPKLEKIVVNMGVGEATQNSKLIDAAASDMALITGQKPSIKKAKKSEAGFKLREGQAIGVAVTLRKEKMYEFLDRLINVVLPRVRDFEGVSSKAFDGRGNYSLGLTDQLVFPEIDYDKVEKLLGMSITIVSSAKTDEEGKALLTAFGMPFKK
- the rpsE gene encoding 30S ribosomal protein S5; this encodes MAKNNNNVELKERILRINRVSKTTTGGRTISFSVLAAVGDENGKVGIGLGKANGVPDAIRKAIANAKKNMITVALKNGTIPHEQIGKFGATNILLKPATKGTGVIAGSSAREILELVGVHDILTKIRGSKNKNNVARATIEGLKTLRSAEQIAKLRGKEVKDILS
- the rpmC gene encoding 50S ribosomal protein L29 yields the protein MKAAELRNLETQELITKSKELKEELFNLKFQLSLGQLTNTAKIREIRREIARIKTIIKERELAN
- the rplX gene encoding 50S ribosomal protein L24, with amino-acid sequence MAKPKIKFVPNKLHVKTGDTVFVISGKDKGKTGKVLRVFPKKGKIIVEGINIITKHVKPNQINPQGGVVKREAPIFSSKVMLFDEKAGKPTRVGYKVVDGKKVRYSKVSGEVL
- the rpmD gene encoding 50S ribosomal protein L30; translated protein: MAKLKIKLVKSVSGRKPNHVATVKSLGLRKINQIVEHEKTPDIEGKVKLVSYLLEVEEV
- the rplR gene encoding 50S ribosomal protein L18; protein product: MFKKVDRQKVRRRKHLKIRKRINGTASKPRLSLYRSNKNIFAQIIDDVNAVTLVSASTIDKELRAEVTNGGNVEAAKIVGKKIAERALAKGITEVVFDRSGYIYTGKVKALADAAREAGLKF
- the rpsN gene encoding 30S ribosomal protein S14 — its product is MAKKSMVQRDVKRQKTVDKYAAKRAELKERAKKGDREAIEALSKLPRNASPCRVRNRCEINGRPRGYMREFGISRVQFRQLAGAGLIPGVKKASW
- the rplO gene encoding 50S ribosomal protein L15, which encodes MRLNELSPANARKSRKRVGRGNGSGNGKTAGKGHNGQKSRAGATIPFAFEGGQMPLIRRVPKRGFSNFYFKKVYTVLNLNRLEAAFNDGDTVTPKVLLEKGIVKKLNDGIKILANGELTKKLKVVAHKVSKEAKNKIEAAGGEVEIIEIKTFADVAKNATK
- the rplN gene encoding 50S ribosomal protein L14 — translated: MVQQQTILNVADNSGAKKIMVIRVLGGSKKRFGRIGDIVVASVKEAIPNGNVKKGDVVKAVIVRTKKEIRRQDGSYIKFDDNAAVVLNNNNEPRGTRIFGPVARELRAKEFMKIVSLAPEVL